In the genome of Amaranthus tricolor cultivar Red isolate AtriRed21 chromosome 15, ASM2621246v1, whole genome shotgun sequence, one region contains:
- the LOC130801789 gene encoding serine/threonine-protein phosphatase 7 long form homolog isoform X2, giving the protein MIRSPGQHAQDDIVEDSKLVLGSQHRRGRDPLAVSWLRVYLSRFHSLHTLAYYRDALDRQRNDQMTWQSYTTAKMEALPDICRSGHGIWRSRCPLICFDIVELHLPDRVMRQFVLEQVIPDACDTQTALHAIDRRIGDKNYNLRHRSKVDAWNDRASRLVQGANYTGQSSGGV; this is encoded by the exons ATGATTCGATCCCCTGGGCAACATGCTCAGGACGATATCGTAGAGGATTCTAAACTGGTCTTGGGTTCACAACATCGACGTGGGAGAGATCCTTTAGCAGTGAG ctggcttcgcgtatatctttcgaggtTCCATTCCCTACATACTCTAGCCTACTACCGAGACGCACTTGATCGACAAAGGAACGACCAG atgacatggcagtCTTATACAACGGCTAAGATGGAGGCTTTGCCAGACATATGTAGATCGGGCCATGggatttggagatcgcgttgtccactaatttgctttgacatcgtcgaaTTACATCTTCCGGATCGTGTAATGCGTCAATTCGTTTTGGAGCAGGTTATTCCGGATGCCTGTGACACCCAAACTGCACTACATGCGATTGATAGGAGGattggggacaagaactacaaCTTACGACATAGATCGAAagtagatgcgtggaatgaccgagcatctCGATTGGTTCAGGGAGCGAACTACACCGGTCAGAGCTCTG GCGGAGTATGA
- the LOC130801789 gene encoding serine/threonine-protein phosphatase 7 long form homolog isoform X1: MIRSPGQHAQDDIVEDSKLVLGSQHRRGRDPLAVSWLRVYLSRFHSLHTLAYYRDALDRQRNDQMTWQSYTTAKMEALPDICRSGHGIWRSRCPLICFDIVELHLPDRVMRQFVLEQVIPDACDTQTALHAIDRRIGDKNYNLRHRSKVDAWNDRASRLVQGANYTGQSSGAYMYWYKHISILRLTNTTFA; this comes from the exons ATGATTCGATCCCCTGGGCAACATGCTCAGGACGATATCGTAGAGGATTCTAAACTGGTCTTGGGTTCACAACATCGACGTGGGAGAGATCCTTTAGCAGTGAG ctggcttcgcgtatatctttcgaggtTCCATTCCCTACATACTCTAGCCTACTACCGAGACGCACTTGATCGACAAAGGAACGACCAG atgacatggcagtCTTATACAACGGCTAAGATGGAGGCTTTGCCAGACATATGTAGATCGGGCCATGggatttggagatcgcgttgtccactaatttgctttgacatcgtcgaaTTACATCTTCCGGATCGTGTAATGCGTCAATTCGTTTTGGAGCAGGTTATTCCGGATGCCTGTGACACCCAAACTGCACTACATGCGATTGATAGGAGGattggggacaagaactacaaCTTACGACATAGATCGAAagtagatgcgtggaatgaccgagcatctCGATTGGTTCAGGGAGCGAACTACACCGGTCAGAGCTCTGGTGCGTACATGTATTGGTACAAGCATATTTCCATACTACGCCTCACGAACACCACATTTGCATAG
- the LOC130801351 gene encoding uncharacterized protein LOC130801351 produces the protein MDCLVMPVSVLMRRCSGKYSGSRLGYRALADDGMVGDGELVTVVAGREKKQFMVDQFVLQEIPFRVLIDLAMKGHHNYDGKNKRVIFVDVDSMLFEHMLWLMYNDCSSFFKLNVQEIIEFYAQDY, from the coding sequence ATGGATTGTTTGGTAATGCCCGTTTCCGTCCTTATGAGGCGGTGCTCCGGCAAGTACTCGGGCTCGAGACTAGGCTATCGGGCCTTGGCCGATGATGGTATGGTCGGAGATGGTGAATTGGTGACCGTAGTGGCCGGAAGGGAAAAAAAGCAATTCATGGTAGACCAATTTGTATTACAAGAAATTCCTTTTagagttttaattgatttggctATGAAGGGTCATCATAACTATGATGGCAAGAACAAAAGGGTGATTTTTGTTGATGTGGATTCAATGTTATTTGAGCATATGCTTTGGTTGATGTATAATGATTGTTCCTCTTTTTTTAAGCTTAATGTTCAAGAGATAATTGAATTTTATGCTCAAGATTATTAG